In the Deltaproteobacteria bacterium genome, one interval contains:
- a CDS encoding carbamoyl transferase, producing the protein MITLGIWGYSADSPAQAHDSGAALVKDGKVVAAVSEERLTRKKCEGAFPVLSIKEVLRISKIAVEKIDVIALAGLSPIARSRKMLQYVYKTYRETGVLMPNRILYALLTAKKIKRVVPDFLKGIRIFEVDHHEAHASSAYYTGPWEDATVITLDGIGDSSICGSVSAGRQGGLKKIREFNGYYSPGILYTFITKHFGFKPSRHEGKITGLAAYGDAGTCYEKFKRINRYDDRRHDFFSEYIPRLFKARDYDHWEIPVVDDLLDEVQKADVAAALQQLTEDTVTHMVRDAVEMTGIRNVVLSGGVFGNVKVNQRIRELDCVDGVYVQPAMSDSGLALGAAMNAWARESLRQGERALPVFQPNVYFGPEFTDEEIRKALEKHQLRYRYEEHPERRTAELLKEKKIIGRFSGRMEFGPRALGNRSILADPTDKSINDWLNDRLKRTEFMPFAPSILEEDAGEYYSGWSSSDVAGRFMTMTYDVKDSKVETAPAVAHIDRTARPQVVRQQDNPKYHSLISEYKRITGLPLVINTSFNMHEEPIVCSPEDAIRSYLAGSVDVLVLGNHIVESRS; encoded by the coding sequence ATGATCACGTTGGGAATTTGGGGATATTCAGCAGATAGCCCCGCCCAGGCACATGACAGCGGTGCGGCCCTGGTGAAAGATGGGAAAGTGGTTGCCGCGGTCTCAGAGGAAAGGTTGACGCGGAAAAAGTGTGAAGGTGCTTTCCCGGTACTCTCCATCAAAGAGGTTTTGCGGATCTCGAAGATCGCAGTGGAAAAGATCGATGTGATTGCGCTGGCCGGTTTGTCTCCGATTGCCCGATCCCGGAAGATGCTGCAATATGTCTATAAGACCTACCGGGAGACCGGCGTCCTCATGCCGAACCGCATACTCTACGCACTATTGACCGCAAAAAAGATCAAAAGAGTTGTGCCGGACTTCCTGAAGGGGATACGGATTTTCGAAGTTGATCATCACGAGGCGCATGCGTCGAGCGCCTATTATACCGGCCCCTGGGAGGATGCGACCGTCATTACCCTTGACGGGATTGGTGATTCATCTATCTGTGGTTCCGTGAGTGCGGGGCGTCAGGGGGGCCTGAAAAAGATTCGTGAATTCAACGGGTATTATTCCCCCGGGATTCTCTATACCTTTATTACAAAACATTTCGGGTTTAAGCCGTCCCGTCATGAAGGAAAAATCACGGGGCTGGCGGCTTATGGGGATGCCGGGACCTGTTATGAAAAGTTCAAGCGTATCAATCGATATGATGATCGGCGCCATGATTTTTTTTCCGAATACATTCCCCGCCTTTTCAAGGCAAGAGATTATGACCATTGGGAAATCCCCGTTGTAGACGATTTGCTCGATGAAGTGCAAAAAGCGGATGTCGCCGCGGCGCTTCAACAACTGACGGAAGATACGGTGACCCATATGGTTCGGGATGCCGTAGAAATGACCGGGATCCGAAATGTCGTGCTCTCCGGCGGTGTTTTCGGCAATGTCAAGGTGAACCAGAGAATCCGTGAGCTGGACTGTGTGGACGGGGTCTATGTCCAGCCGGCCATGTCGGACAGTGGACTCGCTCTCGGTGCTGCGATGAACGCCTGGGCCCGGGAGTCCCTGCGTCAAGGGGAAAGAGCTCTTCCCGTCTTCCAGCCGAATGTTTATTTCGGCCCGGAGTTCACCGATGAAGAGATCCGCAAGGCGCTTGAAAAACATCAACTTCGATATCGATATGAGGAACATCCTGAAAGGAGAACCGCGGAATTGCTGAAAGAGAAAAAAATTATCGGGCGTTTCTCCGGAAGAATGGAATTCGGCCCTCGTGCTCTCGGCAACCGTTCGATTCTTGCGGATCCGACGGATAAATCGATTAACGACTGGTTGAATGATAGACTGAAGCGAACGGAGTTCATGCCTTTTGCCCCGAGCATCCTGGAAGAGGATGCCGGAGAATATTATTCGGGATGGTCCTCTTCGGATGTGGCCGGAAGGTTCATGACCATGACCTATGATGTAAAAGACTCCAAGGTTGAAACGGCCCCCGCAGTTGCTCATATCGATCGTACGGCCCGTCCTCAGGTTGTCCGGCAGCAGGACAACCCGAAATATCATTCGTTGATTTCAGAATACAAAAGGATCACCGGACTGCCTCTTGTGATCAACACCAGCTTCAACATGCATGAGGAACCCATTGTCTGTTCCCCGGAAGACGCGATCCGATCCTATCTTGCCGGCAGCGTTGACGTTCTGGTGCTGGGAAACCATATTGTGGAGAGCCGG
- a CDS encoding O-antigen ligase family protein — MILSNRTKVNLFYVILFLLAVVTTQTLSRVETATALKMAVGFAIVVISILRIEAALYLLIFSMLLSPEIKVAGSSGHEVVLRVEDILLVIIGLSWFARTALFKEMGLIRKTPINHALFLYAAICAFSTLLGVFFGRVRPLSGFFYVLKYLEYFVVYFLVVNYVRDEAQMRRFVTAILVTGVLISIYGMMQIPSGVRVSAPFEGANGEPNTLGGYLLLLISLCGGFFLTVRTQKKKAVYLGLAALFTIPFIYTLSRSSWIAMIPMVGTFLFFSRRRTVLIYFTVLAIALTPLLAPKSAKERFHYTFERNRRYSIQVEGVTLDPSTSARVKSWKQCLKDFVHHPLFGYGITGYGFIDGQYFRTLVELGLVGLAALLYLFLVLFREVLSAYRKSRSDYSKGLALGMLAGCSAMFVHAIGANTFIIVRIMEPFWFLVGLVIQLSFIEKNSTENRDNSVGGTQNDHVGNLGIFSR, encoded by the coding sequence ATGATCCTGTCGAACCGGACAAAAGTCAATCTCTTCTACGTTATTCTTTTCCTGCTGGCCGTGGTAACGACTCAAACCCTCTCCCGGGTTGAAACGGCGACGGCTCTCAAGATGGCGGTCGGTTTTGCCATCGTTGTGATCTCGATTCTCAGGATCGAGGCGGCCCTCTATCTCTTGATTTTCTCCATGCTCCTTTCTCCGGAAATCAAGGTCGCCGGTAGCTCAGGTCATGAAGTGGTGCTTCGGGTGGAGGATATTCTCCTCGTGATTATCGGGCTCTCCTGGTTTGCCCGGACCGCGCTCTTCAAGGAGATGGGGCTGATCCGGAAGACCCCGATCAACCATGCCCTCTTTCTCTATGCCGCCATCTGTGCCTTCTCCACCCTCTTGGGCGTTTTTTTCGGACGGGTGCGCCCCTTGAGCGGGTTCTTCTATGTTCTGAAGTACCTCGAATACTTTGTCGTCTATTTCCTGGTCGTCAATTATGTCAGGGATGAAGCGCAGATGCGCCGGTTCGTTACAGCGATCCTCGTCACGGGTGTTCTTATTTCCATATACGGGATGATGCAGATCCCTTCGGGTGTTCGTGTGTCCGCCCCCTTCGAGGGAGCGAACGGAGAACCGAACACCCTCGGCGGATATCTTCTGCTGCTGATTTCCCTTTGCGGCGGGTTTTTTCTGACCGTCCGGACCCAGAAGAAAAAGGCCGTTTATCTCGGTCTGGCGGCACTCTTTACCATTCCTTTCATCTATACCCTTTCCCGAAGTTCCTGGATCGCCATGATTCCGATGGTGGGGACCTTCCTCTTTTTCAGCCGCCGGAGGACTGTGCTGATCTATTTTACGGTACTGGCAATTGCATTGACGCCGCTGCTTGCGCCGAAAAGTGCCAAGGAACGGTTTCATTATACCTTTGAAAGAAACCGGCGCTATTCGATTCAGGTCGAAGGGGTGACGCTGGATCCATCCACATCGGCCCGTGTCAAGAGCTGGAAACAATGTCTGAAAGATTTCGTCCATCATCCCCTTTTCGGCTATGGCATCACCGGATACGGTTTCATCGACGGTCAGTATTTCAGGACGTTGGTGGAACTCGGGCTCGTAGGGCTTGCTGCCCTCCTGTATCTCTTTCTCGTACTCTTCCGGGAGGTTCTGTCGGCCTATCGCAAGAGTCGGTCCGACTATTCCAAAGGGTTGGCGCTGGGGATGCTGGCCGGATGTTCGGCCATGTTTGTTCATGCGATCGGGGCCAATACGTTCATCATTGTCCGGATCATGGAGCCGTTCTGGTTTCTGGTGGGCTTGGTGATTCAGTTATCTTTTATTGAAAAAAATTCCACTGAAAACCGGGACAATTCCGTCGGAGGGACACAAAATGATCACGTTGGGAATTTGGGGATATTCAGCAGATAG
- a CDS encoding polysaccharide biosynthesis tyrosine autokinase: MKSIDTSQYELDLRDYGIILLKRKRLIVMTTLLIALLSFFFAVTKPAIYEATSSVKIEQSRTVAGLFLETLSWNSWDNIASESEVIKSTPVVARACKVLGLIPQDLTLKEIQASDRYLGVLRKVQRQIRTEQEGDTNIINVIVSSDDAEQSKRIANALVEEYRSYHVYRRTDEARRTREFIQNQLLDTRRKLRTAEGYLRDFKEKNKVVSLDGEVRMTLDKLETVGTQLETVKRKTDETERMIKRLEKLSIATLGDMLSDRPYIETGNSILAQLNSKLVDLILNRNNLLIDYTTEHPQVKALDEKIMDVKREMLRELRNQYEVYSQREKLLKEQVAAVQERNKTLPEYEIELSRLQRNVKVNEELYSLLQTKLQEAQIREKEHSDEVTVIRSADRGVRINDKLWSTTFVGLIIGLMIGLVLALVRETLDTSIGTIEDVERYLQIPVLGVIPHIDVNEIKETLLKNKDKETRLEDLFGSHAHLITQLKPKSSVAESYRTLRTNIQFTNLKKKGQVILFTSSSLKEGKSTTVANLAITKAQEGNKVLLVNCDLRKPSIFKIFGVTKDPGMTDVILGKTPWREAVKDISDLMMGKIHMDDIMRTPGLENLHILTCGGIPPNPAELLSSRGMTDFMKEARKEYDIVLMDCPPILPVTDAAILAPQVDGVVLVYQAGRIPRNALKRAKTHLENVRANVLGIVLNDITAEISGYYPLSQYQTKYYGEESKAKDRKKAWLESLEKSLQRARLKVMKSHVSLFQFFLLTISALLILMGMFWQQS; the protein is encoded by the coding sequence ATGAAATCCATCGATACTTCGCAGTACGAACTCGACCTGAGAGATTACGGGATTATTCTCCTGAAGCGGAAGCGCCTCATCGTGATGACGACCCTGCTCATTGCCCTGTTGAGCTTTTTCTTCGCCGTGACGAAACCTGCAATCTATGAGGCTACTTCAAGCGTCAAGATTGAGCAGAGCCGTACCGTGGCCGGCCTTTTTCTTGAGACCTTGAGCTGGAACTCCTGGGATAACATCGCCAGTGAATCCGAGGTAATCAAGAGTACCCCGGTGGTGGCCCGGGCCTGCAAGGTTCTGGGCCTGATCCCGCAGGATCTGACCCTGAAGGAGATCCAGGCCTCGGATCGTTACCTTGGCGTATTGCGTAAGGTCCAAAGGCAGATCCGGACGGAACAGGAAGGGGATACGAACATTATCAACGTCATTGTCTCCTCTGATGATGCCGAACAATCGAAGCGGATTGCGAACGCCCTCGTTGAAGAATACCGGTCCTATCATGTCTATCGCCGGACCGATGAGGCCAGACGGACCCGTGAATTCATCCAGAATCAGCTATTGGATACTCGTCGTAAACTGAGGACGGCGGAAGGGTACCTGCGGGACTTCAAAGAGAAGAATAAAGTGGTCTCCCTTGATGGTGAGGTGCGGATGACCCTGGATAAGCTGGAGACGGTCGGGACACAACTGGAAACCGTAAAGCGTAAGACCGACGAAACGGAGAGGATGATCAAACGGCTGGAGAAGTTGTCCATCGCCACGCTGGGGGATATGCTTTCCGATCGTCCCTATATTGAAACCGGCAATAGCATCCTGGCCCAGTTGAACAGCAAACTCGTTGATCTGATTCTGAACCGGAACAATCTGCTCATCGATTACACGACGGAACATCCGCAGGTCAAGGCCCTGGACGAAAAGATCATGGATGTCAAGAGGGAAATGCTTCGGGAACTGCGCAATCAATACGAGGTCTATTCGCAGCGGGAAAAGCTCCTGAAAGAACAGGTGGCGGCCGTGCAGGAACGGAACAAGACACTGCCAGAGTACGAGATCGAATTGAGCCGGCTTCAGCGAAACGTGAAGGTAAACGAAGAACTCTATTCGTTGTTGCAGACCAAGCTCCAGGAGGCACAGATTCGGGAGAAGGAACACTCCGACGAGGTCACCGTGATCCGCTCGGCTGACCGGGGCGTCCGGATTAACGACAAGCTCTGGTCCACGACCTTCGTGGGGCTGATCATCGGGCTGATGATAGGACTCGTTCTGGCGCTGGTCCGGGAAACGCTTGATACTTCTATCGGGACCATTGAGGATGTGGAGCGGTATCTCCAGATCCCGGTTCTCGGGGTTATCCCGCACATTGATGTGAACGAGATCAAAGAGACCTTGCTCAAGAACAAAGACAAGGAAACCCGGTTGGAGGATCTTTTCGGGAGCCATGCCCACCTGATCACCCAGCTGAAACCCAAGTCTTCCGTAGCGGAGAGTTACCGGACCCTTCGGACGAATATCCAGTTTACCAACCTGAAGAAGAAGGGCCAGGTGATTCTTTTTACCAGTTCCTCCTTAAAAGAAGGGAAGAGTACCACCGTGGCCAATCTGGCGATTACCAAGGCCCAGGAGGGAAACAAGGTTTTGCTGGTGAACTGCGATCTCCGGAAGCCGTCCATCTTCAAGATCTTCGGTGTGACGAAAGATCCGGGGATGACCGACGTGATTCTCGGAAAGACCCCCTGGAGAGAGGCGGTCAAGGATATTTCAGATCTGATGATGGGAAAGATCCATATGGATGATATCATGCGAACTCCCGGTCTGGAGAACCTTCATATCCTGACCTGCGGCGGGATCCCTCCCAACCCGGCGGAACTTCTCAGTTCCAGGGGAATGACCGATTTCATGAAAGAGGCTCGCAAAGAGTATGATATCGTCCTGATGGACTGTCCGCCGATCCTGCCGGTCACCGATGCCGCGATTCTCGCGCCCCAGGTCGATGGAGTGGTCCTGGTTTATCAGGCAGGCCGGATCCCGAGAAATGCCCTGAAACGGGCCAAGACGCACCTGGAGAATGTCCGGGCCAATGTTTTAGGGATTGTTTTAAACGACATTACGGCCGAGATCAGCGGTTATTATCCACTCTCCCAGTATCAGACCAAATACTACGGAGAAGAAAGTAAAGCAAAAGACCGGAAGAAGGCGTGGCTGGAGAGCTTGGAGAAATCGCTGCAGCGTGCCAGGCTAAAGGTGATGAAAAGTCATGTGTCCCTGTTCCAGTTTTTCCTGTTGACGATTTCAGCTCTTTTGATTCTGATGGGGATGTTCTGGCAGCAGTCGTGA
- a CDS encoding OmpA family protein, which translates to MVSRLAVSLFCVFCLLLAGCAAIGSGSGKTLLWSQETGPIHAGHFHCVVQGDINSDGVVDLAAGSFLPGGIALWMGDGNGKWRASRGPAVSGDVRAIALGDLNSDGRLDMIIGGQQDLKGVVVFLQKKDGTWWKGNSPADLGSYNALKCVDINHDGHLDIIGANSSGEENGGLQVWLGDGRGNWTAEIGPDAAHIYRDVAVTDLNGDGRLDLVGTTWGHPGGIRIFLGSGDGAWSAFPSPAKEGDFWGVTAADLNGDGRIDIAATTYYHGIRVWYGNGQGGWEDAVFPVNRGFFWDVDAADFNRDGRMDLAATSVNSRGVRLWLASRAGGWLLSQGQLPEGGSYYGLAVADVDGDGNRDLVAASYSEGVQVWLGGRHTGAHAAGPTVAAEPEHPVKPYRAITRFGIPFKTTGIEITDAGQSVLAELIHLIRISPSVESIRIEGHAQTGESVVDGSSLMALSRKRADAVRDLLAGRVSIPSSRISTVGFADGKPVSAALRAKGVTNRRVDVVVTHLRSVDDGLAPGEEDRKKQKEFQKNQMLNEYRIGPGDILKITFWKQFSADEYEVPVRPDGTLSFSMVDDLKVSGLTITELDHLLTKQLSRYFKHPRVDILIKEHHSQEVILLGAINSLVRQPTGPGIYTLTKPTRIVELVTLAGGPKPTANLKKIAVTRKNGTTLYVNLYKAIFQSDLSQNIPVYPGDSIFIPETSAGVSKVFVFGEVKNPGVFDLKEGMNVLEAVGQAGSFTKDAVVQSVRLIRGDISRPEVIPVNLKHFFRTGDLSDNLTLRNNDIIYVPRTKIAGLSHFLQQVRPALDLVLFPYNFEALRTTIDLNRKGVRTLTK; encoded by the coding sequence ATGGTGAGTCGTCTTGCCGTGAGTTTGTTCTGTGTTTTCTGCCTGCTTCTTGCGGGTTGTGCCGCGATCGGGAGCGGGTCGGGAAAGACCCTCCTCTGGTCGCAGGAAACCGGCCCCATCCATGCCGGGCACTTTCATTGTGTCGTGCAGGGGGACATCAATAGTGACGGAGTTGTTGATCTTGCCGCCGGTTCCTTTCTCCCCGGCGGGATTGCCCTCTGGATGGGAGACGGCAACGGTAAGTGGCGTGCTTCCCGGGGGCCTGCCGTGAGCGGTGATGTGCGGGCGATTGCACTGGGAGACCTGAACAGTGATGGTCGGCTGGATATGATAATCGGTGGACAGCAGGATTTAAAAGGGGTGGTCGTCTTCCTTCAGAAAAAAGACGGCACCTGGTGGAAAGGGAACTCCCCTGCCGATCTGGGGAGCTACAATGCCCTGAAATGTGTTGACATAAACCATGACGGGCATCTCGATATTATCGGCGCCAACAGCTCCGGCGAAGAGAACGGCGGGCTCCAGGTCTGGCTGGGGGACGGTCGCGGGAACTGGACCGCGGAAATCGGTCCCGATGCCGCCCATATCTACCGGGATGTTGCTGTGACCGACTTGAACGGTGATGGGAGACTCGATCTGGTGGGGACAACCTGGGGTCATCCGGGCGGGATCCGGATCTTCCTGGGCAGCGGGGACGGGGCTTGGTCGGCCTTCCCCTCCCCGGCGAAGGAAGGGGATTTCTGGGGGGTCACGGCGGCGGACCTGAATGGAGACGGCCGTATCGATATTGCGGCGACCACCTATTATCATGGGATACGCGTCTGGTACGGAAACGGGCAGGGCGGTTGGGAGGATGCCGTTTTTCCCGTGAACCGGGGATTTTTCTGGGATGTCGATGCGGCTGACTTTAATCGCGATGGCCGGATGGATCTTGCAGCGACCTCGGTGAACTCCCGGGGTGTCCGGCTCTGGCTTGCCTCCCGTGCGGGGGGGTGGCTCCTTTCTCAGGGACAGTTGCCGGAGGGAGGTTCCTATTACGGACTGGCCGTAGCCGATGTGGACGGCGACGGGAACCGGGATCTGGTCGCGGCAAGCTACAGTGAAGGAGTCCAGGTCTGGTTAGGCGGCCGACACACGGGCGCGCATGCCGCCGGACCCACGGTCGCTGCGGAGCCGGAACATCCGGTCAAGCCCTACCGGGCAATTACCCGGTTCGGGATCCCCTTCAAAACAACAGGGATAGAGATCACCGACGCCGGACAGAGCGTCCTGGCGGAACTGATTCATCTGATCCGGATTTCCCCGAGCGTGGAGAGTATCCGAATCGAGGGGCATGCCCAGACCGGCGAATCGGTTGTCGACGGGAGTTCCCTCATGGCCCTTTCCAGGAAGCGGGCCGATGCGGTCCGGGACCTGTTGGCAGGGAGAGTTTCCATTCCGTCCTCCCGGATCTCGACGGTCGGTTTTGCCGACGGGAAACCGGTGAGCGCGGCCCTTCGGGCCAAGGGGGTGACCAACCGCCGTGTTGATGTGGTGGTGACACATCTGCGCAGCGTGGATGACGGACTGGCGCCCGGCGAAGAGGACCGGAAGAAACAGAAGGAATTCCAAAAGAATCAGATGCTGAATGAATACCGGATCGGTCCCGGAGATATACTGAAGATCACTTTCTGGAAGCAGTTCAGCGCCGACGAGTATGAGGTGCCGGTCCGTCCGGATGGGACCCTCTCTTTTTCCATGGTGGACGATCTGAAGGTTTCCGGGCTGACGATTACGGAGCTGGACCATCTGCTGACGAAGCAATTAAGCCGATATTTCAAGCACCCCCGCGTCGATATTCTCATCAAGGAACATCACAGTCAGGAGGTGATCCTTCTCGGTGCCATCAACTCCCTGGTCCGACAACCGACCGGTCCGGGGATCTATACCCTGACAAAACCGACCCGGATTGTGGAGCTGGTGACTCTTGCAGGCGGGCCGAAACCGACGGCGAACCTGAAAAAGATTGCCGTGACCCGGAAGAACGGCACGACCCTCTACGTCAATCTCTATAAAGCGATCTTTCAGTCCGACCTCTCCCAGAATATTCCCGTCTATCCGGGGGACTCGATTTTTATCCCGGAAACCTCCGCGGGGGTCAGCAAGGTCTTTGTCTTCGGTGAGGTGAAGAATCCCGGGGTCTTCGACCTGAAAGAGGGGATGAACGTTCTTGAAGCCGTCGGGCAGGCCGGAAGTTTCACCAAGGATGCCGTGGTACAGAGCGTGCGGCTCATTCGGGGAGATATCTCCCGACCGGAGGTGATCCCTGTGAATCTCAAGCATTTTTTCCGGACGGGGGACCTTTCCGACAATCTGACACTCCGGAACAATGATATCATCTATGTGCCCAGAACGAAGATTGCAGGTTTGAGCCATTTCCTGCAACAGGTTAGGCCGGCCCTCGATTTAGTACTCTTTCCCTATAACTTCGAGGCCCTGCGTACAACAATCGACCTGAATAGAAAGGGTGTTCGAACCCTGACGAAATAA
- the gspD gene encoding type II secretion system secretin GspD, translating to MNLKGTRTFFYTVLLVSMIILPWVRTPVVSAEELITMNFEDADIRILIKFISEITQKNFIIDDKVKGKVTIISPEKVTIPEAYNVFESILDLKGFTLIPAGQVIKIVPSSEAKQRGIQTIVGKVSDLGDRKDEFVTRITRLRYVNADEIATLIRPLFSKYGNLIPYKETNTLIMTDIKSNLHRIMSIINQLDVKGYHAELYVIPLHYASVRTISDHLNKILEQGGAGLRTSSIRRVPNRRRRSLTAGTASSVSGVSTSAKIISDERTNSLIVLATKNDYETITKLVERLDVKAPSGTGRVNIYYLQNAIAEEVVAVLNKFITGINAEKQKKGGRGGTRLPSETDIKIVADKATNSLIIDANPQDYKQIKDVIEKLDIPRAQVLIEALIMEVRGNDTISVGVDWETLGGKIGKDDSIDRLGFGGSMVQGDLGTTIAAINAGTAPPLTGFNLGVFGNFIEFNGQKFPTISALIKAVASRSDTDILSTPQILTMDNEEAEIKVGENRPFLTQARTGGQGVNDVFQTFDFRDVGVTMKVTPHISQNGFVRLKLFQEISNVNAQATEGTGATAPVTTKRSADTTVTVQNGHTIVIGGLIGNDVTQTESKVPCLGDLPWIKYLFRSTRTEKTKTNLMIFLTPHIIMNPTEAAQLSELKDHEFKKYQKKDAPMEPSKHFYGPEGTAPKESTTPARKVAEPTDKAVLHRTPHPTPSPAQTRPEPRKDPTPEETLPEGSK from the coding sequence ATGAACTTAAAAGGGACAAGAACTTTTTTCTACACGGTTCTGTTGGTCAGCATGATAATCCTCCCATGGGTCCGGACTCCGGTTGTCTCGGCCGAAGAACTGATCACCATGAATTTCGAAGATGCCGATATACGGATTCTGATCAAATTTATCAGTGAAATCACCCAGAAAAACTTTATTATCGACGACAAAGTCAAGGGGAAGGTGACCATCATCTCGCCGGAGAAGGTAACCATCCCCGAGGCCTACAACGTCTTCGAATCCATTCTGGATCTGAAGGGATTCACCCTGATCCCTGCGGGTCAGGTCATCAAAATCGTCCCCAGTTCCGAGGCCAAGCAGCGGGGCATTCAAACGATTGTAGGCAAGGTTTCCGATCTCGGCGACCGGAAGGATGAATTCGTTACCCGGATCACCCGGCTGCGGTACGTCAATGCCGATGAGATTGCGACCCTGATTCGTCCCCTCTTCTCCAAGTACGGGAATCTCATCCCCTACAAGGAGACGAACACTTTGATCATGACCGACATCAAATCGAACCTGCACCGGATCATGTCCATCATCAATCAACTCGATGTCAAGGGATACCATGCAGAGCTCTACGTCATTCCCCTGCATTATGCCTCGGTCAGAACAATCTCGGACCATCTGAACAAGATTCTTGAACAGGGAGGAGCGGGTCTTCGGACCTCCTCGATTCGCAGGGTCCCTAACCGGCGCCGAAGGTCATTGACCGCGGGGACGGCATCATCCGTCTCGGGCGTCTCCACCTCGGCCAAGATTATCTCCGACGAACGGACCAACTCCCTGATCGTCCTGGCCACGAAGAACGACTACGAAACCATTACCAAGCTCGTCGAAAGACTTGATGTCAAAGCCCCCTCCGGAACGGGACGGGTCAACATCTACTATCTTCAGAACGCCATCGCCGAAGAGGTCGTTGCCGTTCTCAACAAATTCATCACCGGCATCAATGCAGAAAAACAGAAAAAGGGAGGCCGGGGAGGCACCCGGCTTCCCAGCGAAACGGATATCAAAATCGTTGCCGACAAGGCGACCAATTCCCTCATCATTGATGCCAACCCCCAGGATTACAAACAGATCAAGGACGTCATCGAGAAGCTCGACATTCCTCGTGCCCAGGTCCTGATCGAGGCCCTGATCATGGAGGTGCGGGGGAATGACACGATCTCCGTCGGTGTCGACTGGGAGACCCTTGGCGGGAAGATCGGGAAAGACGACTCCATTGATCGCCTTGGTTTCGGCGGCTCCATGGTGCAGGGAGATCTGGGGACAACGATCGCCGCTATTAATGCGGGAACCGCTCCTCCGCTGACCGGATTCAACCTCGGGGTCTTCGGAAATTTTATCGAATTCAACGGTCAGAAATTTCCTACGATCTCCGCCCTGATCAAGGCCGTGGCCAGCCGGTCCGATACGGATATCCTCTCAACCCCCCAGATCCTGACCATGGACAACGAGGAGGCAGAGATCAAGGTCGGCGAGAACCGCCCCTTCCTGACCCAGGCCCGGACCGGCGGACAGGGTGTTAATGATGTTTTCCAGACATTCGACTTCCGCGATGTCGGCGTCACCATGAAGGTGACCCCCCACATCAGCCAGAATGGTTTCGTCCGGTTGAAGCTTTTCCAGGAAATCTCCAACGTCAATGCCCAGGCCACGGAAGGGACGGGCGCCACGGCACCGGTCACGACGAAACGGTCCGCCGATACAACCGTTACGGTTCAGAACGGCCACACGATCGTTATCGGCGGGCTGATCGGGAATGATGTCACGCAAACGGAGAGCAAGGTCCCCTGTCTGGGCGACCTGCCCTGGATCAAGTATCTCTTTCGTTCGACACGCACGGAAAAGACCAAAACAAACCTGATGATCTTTCTCACTCCTCACATCATCATGAACCCCACGGAGGCGGCCCAACTTTCCGAATTGAAGGATCACGAGTTTAAAAAGTACCAGAAGAAAGACGCCCCGATGGAGCCCAGCAAACATTTTTACGGCCCGGAAGGAACCGCACCGAAGGAAAGTACCACACCGGCCCGGAAGGTGGCCGAGCCAACGGACAAAGCTGTCCTGCACAGGACCCCCCATCCAACCCCTTCCCCGGCACAGACCCGTCCGGAACCCCGGAAGGA